One window from the genome of Deinococcus sp. NW-56 encodes:
- a CDS encoding IS5 family transposase — protein sequence MTRRGYPSDVDDDTYLFLLPYLLLSRADAGQRKYPIRDVLNALLWMARTGAQWSYLPNDFPPAETVRQQAHRWFVAGCFENAAHDLRILARVEQGRDPEPSAVVMDSRTLQSTPESGHRAGYDGAKKRKGTKVHLAVDTLGHVLAILTSPANEQDRAQVKDLCLEVQEATGAQVEVAFVDQGYTGVQTALDATDAGVELVVVKRPEATKGFILLPKRWVVERSFAWLARFRRLSRDLERLPSTLVGFHFLAACILLCHNLTPLFA from the coding sequence CTACTTGTTCCTGCTCCCGTACCTGCTGCTCAGCCGTGCGGATGCAGGTCAACGGAAGTACCCCATCCGGGATGTCCTGAACGCCTTGCTGTGGATGGCCCGCACGGGGGCGCAGTGGAGCTATCTTCCAAACGACTTTCCTCCTGCGGAGACGGTGCGCCAACAGGCGCACCGTTGGTTCGTGGCAGGCTGCTTCGAGAATGCCGCCCACGACCTGCGAATCCTGGCCCGGGTGGAGCAAGGTCGAGATCCCGAGCCGTCCGCGGTGGTCATGGACAGCCGAACCCTCCAAAGCACACCTGAAAGCGGTCACCGTGCGGGCTATGACGGGGCCAAGAAGCGCAAGGGCACCAAGGTTCACCTCGCCGTGGACACCCTGGGACACGTGCTGGCTATCCTCACTTCCCCAGCCAACGAACAGGACAGGGCACAGGTCAAAGACCTGTGCCTAGAGGTGCAGGAAGCCACCGGAGCACAGGTGGAAGTCGCCTTCGTGGATCAAGGGTATACGGGAGTCCAGACCGCGTTAGACGCGACGGATGCGGGCGTCGAGCTGGTCGTCGTGAAGCGTCCAGAAGCGACCAAGGGGTTCATCCTGCTTCCGAAACGCTGGGTGGTTGAACGTTCGTTTGCGTGGCTGGCACGCTTCCGGAGGCTGAGCCGAGATCTGGAACGCCTTCCCTCCACATTGGTTGGGTTCCACTTCCTCGCCGCCTGCATTCTGCTCTGCCACAACCTCACGCCACTTTTTGCTTAG
- a CDS encoding IS701 family transposase: protein MARSLPRWTRHFPTWFAPFLVHFRHRAQRTWAPLYVRGLCSTVHRKSMQPLAAVVAPGKENHLQQFITDSPWLTEPLETLLAQRAQQMLGGKDAVLIIDDTCLTKFGTKSVGVARQYSGQVGKITPCQCLVSLTLAQHDLPVPLALRLFLPQEWTNDPARLRAAGVPLEHQPPQTKCELALKELDRVRPHVTFGMVLADAGYGVNARFRQALTERGLLWSVGITRTQTVYPRDVRLIPIPRIFRGRKPTHPTPSEDRLSVEEVLAGAAWQHLVWRHGTKGPLSGRFAAEYVRLADGEEYARSQHLPGQAAWIIGEQRRGEERKYYVCNLPPDTPLSRLVEVTKRRWACELSHRELKDEVGLDHFEGRSWQGLHHHAVLCMVALTFLQWLRLTQPDDLRGDTIPAIRAEVAGDLPLPPPCRRCHTCTALFSGP from the coding sequence ATGGCTCGTTCTCTGCCTCGCTGGACCCGACATTTCCCTACCTGGTTTGCGCCCTTTCTGGTGCATTTTCGCCACCGAGCCCAGCGGACCTGGGCGCCTCTGTACGTCCGTGGATTGTGCAGCACGGTCCACCGAAAAAGCATGCAGCCCTTGGCTGCCGTCGTGGCGCCCGGGAAAGAGAACCATCTCCAGCAGTTCATCACCGACAGCCCCTGGCTGACCGAACCCCTGGAAACCCTGCTCGCTCAGCGGGCTCAGCAGATGCTGGGTGGCAAAGACGCCGTGCTGATCATCGACGACACCTGCTTGACAAAGTTCGGCACCAAGTCTGTCGGCGTCGCCCGTCAGTATTCCGGGCAGGTCGGGAAGATCACCCCCTGTCAATGCCTCGTCTCCCTGACGTTGGCCCAGCACGACTTGCCGGTTCCGCTCGCCCTACGGCTCTTCTTGCCACAGGAGTGGACCAACGATCCCGCTCGGCTCAGGGCGGCTGGTGTTCCGTTGGAACACCAGCCGCCACAGACCAAGTGCGAACTGGCGCTGAAAGAGTTGGACCGGGTGCGTCCACACGTCACCTTCGGCATGGTTCTGGCGGATGCGGGGTACGGCGTGAACGCCCGGTTCCGGCAGGCACTCACCGAGCGAGGACTGCTGTGGTCGGTCGGCATCACCCGCACGCAGACGGTCTATCCCAGGGACGTTCGCTTGATCCCCATCCCTCGGATCTTCCGGGGCAGGAAACCGACGCACCCAACCCCATCCGAGGACCGACTGTCGGTAGAAGAAGTGCTGGCGGGTGCTGCATGGCAGCACCTGGTATGGCGACATGGAACCAAAGGCCCGCTCTCCGGACGCTTCGCGGCTGAATACGTTCGCCTGGCAGACGGGGAGGAGTACGCTCGCAGTCAACATCTGCCGGGTCAAGCCGCCTGGATCATCGGAGAACAGCGACGAGGTGAGGAGCGCAAATACTACGTCTGCAATCTGCCCCCTGACACGCCGTTGTCGCGGTTGGTGGAAGTCACCAAGCGCCGCTGGGCGTGTGAGCTGAGCCACCGGGAGCTGAAGGACGAAGTCGGGCTGGACCACTTCGAGGGCCGGTCCTGGCAAGGTCTGCATCACCACGCCGTGCTGTGTATGGTGGCCCTGACCTTCCTGCAATGGCTTCGCCTCACCCAGCCCGACGACCTCAGAGGCGACACCATTCCGGCCATTCGAGCGGAGGTGGCAGGGGACTTGCCCCTGCCACCTCCTTGCCGCCGATGTCACACCTGCACCGCCTTATTCAGCGGCCCCTGA